One Cupriavidus oxalaticus genomic region harbors:
- a CDS encoding gamma-glutamyl-gamma-aminobutyrate hydrolase family protein, with protein sequence MTSPACSPRHANPPLVGIVCDRFFVGDHDHHGVKESYRRALSDIAGVAPVFIPATDAISDVTPYLRVLSGLLFPGGASNVAPALYGGEEPAGFLLDPARDHVAMQLIRGAVSRGLPMLAICRGFQEMNVAFGGTLHPDIYAAGHDADHREELSDPLDTRYRYKHSVFLAPDGLLRDWTRADVALVNSLHMQGIRTLGEGLAAEAMHADGLIEAIRVVDADFAIGVQWHPEVSASTDRLSQSLFTRFGDACRRYMPALAQTA encoded by the coding sequence ATGACATCCCCAGCCTGCTCTCCGCGCCACGCCAACCCGCCTCTCGTCGGCATTGTCTGCGACAGGTTTTTTGTCGGGGACCACGATCATCATGGCGTCAAGGAAAGCTATCGCCGTGCATTGAGCGACATAGCCGGCGTAGCACCGGTTTTCATTCCCGCGACCGACGCGATCTCCGATGTCACGCCCTATCTCAGGGTGCTGTCCGGCCTGCTGTTCCCCGGTGGCGCTTCCAACGTGGCGCCGGCCCTCTATGGAGGCGAAGAGCCGGCGGGCTTCCTGCTCGATCCCGCACGCGATCACGTCGCCATGCAACTGATTCGCGGCGCCGTGTCGCGGGGTCTTCCCATGCTCGCGATCTGCCGTGGTTTCCAGGAAATGAATGTCGCGTTCGGCGGCACGCTGCATCCCGATATCTACGCGGCCGGCCACGATGCGGATCACCGGGAGGAGCTTTCGGATCCGCTCGACACGCGCTACCGCTACAAGCACAGCGTCTTTCTTGCGCCGGACGGCCTGCTGCGTGACTGGACGCGTGCCGACGTGGCACTCGTGAATTCACTGCATATGCAGGGTATTCGTACGCTGGGCGAAGGACTGGCGGCGGAAGCCATGCATGCCGACGGACTGATCGAGGCAATCCGGGTCGTGGATGCGGATTTCGCCATCGGCGTCCAGTGGCACCCGGAAGTCAGCGCAAGCACAGATCGGCTCTCGCAATCGCTATTCACGCGTTTTGGCGACGCATGCCGCCGGTATATGCCGGCTCTTGCGCAAACCGCCTGA
- a CDS encoding 4-hydroxylaminobenzoate lyase — MTIPPSTSTTRAQLKTAAIRLLNAVGDRPLGPDTERWLNETFPPGSELYETLATLIRAGEKEGWACNVEITGPEYRRSPIYDASDDTRGFSINSVYMDNLVGQYHAHPNGEINMIVPLTPGAKFCGHLAGWTAPEPGSEHFPEVTDGTAIMLYFLPRGEITYTGK, encoded by the coding sequence ATGACAATTCCCCCCAGCACATCGACTACCCGCGCCCAACTGAAGACTGCCGCGATCCGCCTGTTGAACGCCGTTGGCGACAGGCCACTAGGCCCCGATACGGAGCGGTGGCTGAACGAGACCTTTCCCCCCGGCAGCGAACTCTACGAAACGCTGGCCACGCTGATACGCGCGGGGGAGAAGGAGGGCTGGGCCTGCAATGTTGAAATCACCGGTCCCGAATATCGCCGCAGTCCGATCTACGACGCCAGCGACGATACCCGGGGGTTCAGCATCAACAGCGTCTACATGGACAACCTCGTTGGGCAGTATCACGCCCATCCCAACGGCGAGATCAATATGATCGTGCCGCTGACGCCGGGCGCGAAGTTCTGCGGTCACCTCGCTGGCTGGACAGCGCCGGAGCCGGGCAGCGAACACTTTCCCGAAGTCACAGACGGGACCGCCATCATGCTGTACTTCTTGCCGCGCGGAGAAATTACCTACACGGGCAAATGA
- a CDS encoding aromatic ring-hydroxylating dioxygenase subunit alpha: MMSKEQNDLITRVGADAPAGRLLRQYWQPVALVDEFEGARPVRAVRLMGQDFVVFRDERGQYGMLDRDCPHRGADLSFGRLEDGGLRCPFHGWLFDRNGTCLQTPAEPAGSKLCSRIRQNAYPVVERSGMLFAFIGEGEPPAFPAFDCFVAPSEYTFAFKGLLECNWLQALEVGIDPAHASFLHRFFEDEDTAESYGKQFRGASADSAMPITKVLREFDCPDISLASTGYGMRLTALRDLGEGQQHVRVTNVVFPQAFIIPMSAEMTIAQWHVPIDDTSCYWYAIFTSFTEPVNKQQMRDQRLALYELPDYRPRQNKHNRYGFNPYEQRTRTYTGMGNDINVHDQWAVESQGAIQDRTREHLGTTDKGIIAYRKQLVAAIEANERGEKALMMVDAAQAGALTGPPSIDGVSVGSMAPDDYWSSADAKRRAESQWASRA; the protein is encoded by the coding sequence ATGATGTCCAAGGAACAGAACGACCTGATTACCCGCGTGGGCGCCGATGCGCCGGCGGGCCGTCTGCTACGCCAATACTGGCAACCCGTCGCGCTTGTTGATGAATTCGAGGGCGCCCGGCCTGTGCGCGCAGTGCGGCTGATGGGTCAGGACTTCGTCGTGTTTCGCGACGAGCGAGGCCAGTACGGCATGCTCGACCGGGACTGCCCGCACCGGGGTGCCGATCTGAGTTTCGGTCGCCTGGAAGATGGCGGGCTGCGCTGCCCGTTCCACGGCTGGCTGTTCGACCGCAATGGCACCTGCCTGCAGACCCCGGCAGAGCCGGCGGGCAGCAAGCTGTGCTCGCGTATCAGGCAAAATGCCTACCCCGTGGTCGAGCGCAGCGGCATGCTCTTTGCCTTTATCGGCGAAGGCGAGCCGCCGGCATTCCCTGCCTTTGACTGCTTTGTCGCGCCGAGCGAATACACCTTTGCCTTCAAGGGGCTGCTCGAATGCAACTGGCTCCAGGCGCTGGAGGTTGGTATCGATCCCGCGCATGCTTCGTTCCTGCACCGCTTTTTTGAGGATGAGGACACCGCGGAGAGCTATGGCAAGCAGTTTCGCGGTGCGTCGGCCGACTCCGCCATGCCGATCACCAAGGTGCTGCGGGAGTTTGATTGCCCGGATATCAGCCTTGCCTCGACCGGGTACGGCATGCGGCTGACGGCGCTGCGCGACCTGGGCGAGGGACAGCAGCATGTACGCGTGACCAATGTCGTGTTTCCGCAGGCCTTCATCATCCCGATGAGCGCGGAAATGACGATCGCGCAATGGCACGTGCCGATCGACGATACCAGCTGCTACTGGTACGCCATTTTCACGAGCTTTACCGAGCCGGTAAACAAGCAGCAGATGCGCGACCAGCGCCTGGCGTTGTACGAGCTGCCCGATTACCGGCCGCGCCAGAACAAGCACAACCGGTATGGCTTCAACCCCTACGAGCAACGCACCAGGACGTACACGGGCATGGGCAACGACATCAACGTCCACGACCAATGGGCGGTGGAATCGCAGGGCGCCATCCAGGACCGCACGCGCGAGCACCTGGGCACGACCGACAAGGGAATCATTGCGTACCGCAAGCAGCTGGTGGCCGCCATCGAGGCCAACGAACGTGGCGAGAAGGCGCTGATGATGGTCGATGCGGCCCAGGCAGGCGCTTTGACCGGCCCGCCGTCGATCGACGGCGTAAGCGTTGGCAGCATGGCGCCGGACGACTACTGGAGCAGCGCCGATGCAAAGCGACGTGCCGAGTCGCAATGGGCATCGCGCGCCTGA
- a CDS encoding glutamine synthetase family protein, producing the protein MAFVDKFGLWSDAQAHAADEVAKRLSAGDIEVVRFSFPDQHGVLRGKALVASEAIKALRSGLNVTTTLFAKDTSHRTVFPVFSTGGGFDIPGMQGGADVTLIPDPTTFRVLPWSPNTGWVLCDPYFQDGRAVPFATRRVLRNAEQRLEAEGYRLVTGLEVEFHVFKLLHEHMTPDDAGQPGEPPEVGLLSHGYQFLTELRYDASEAVIELIRKNVQQLGLPVRSLEIEFGPSQFEFTFAPASPCETADAMVLFRSAVKQVCKRHGYHATFMCRPRIRNVVSSGWHLHQSLQRVGDGSNAMVPEIAGDDLSPVGRHYLGGLLAHACGATAFSTPTINGYKRYRAYSLAPDRAIWARDNRGAMLRVLGGMGDAATRIENRVGEPAANPYLYLASQAISGLDGIQRRLDPGPSADSPYETPAPCLPKTLEEALECLHQDTVLREGMGNGFVDYFCHIKQAEIDRFNLEVSDWEQREYFDTF; encoded by the coding sequence ATGGCATTTGTAGACAAATTCGGCCTCTGGTCCGATGCACAGGCGCACGCAGCCGATGAGGTGGCCAAGCGCCTGAGCGCGGGTGACATCGAGGTCGTGCGCTTCTCCTTCCCCGACCAGCATGGGGTATTGCGCGGCAAGGCGCTGGTGGCATCGGAGGCCATCAAGGCGCTGCGCAGCGGGCTCAACGTCACGACGACGCTGTTCGCCAAGGACACGTCGCATCGCACCGTCTTCCCGGTATTCAGTACCGGCGGCGGCTTCGATATTCCCGGCATGCAAGGCGGCGCGGACGTGACGCTGATCCCTGACCCCACCACCTTCCGCGTACTGCCATGGTCGCCAAATACGGGATGGGTGCTGTGTGATCCGTATTTCCAGGACGGCCGCGCGGTGCCGTTTGCCACCCGGCGCGTCCTGCGCAATGCCGAGCAGCGGCTGGAAGCCGAAGGCTACCGGCTCGTCACCGGGCTTGAAGTCGAATTCCATGTGTTCAAGCTCTTGCATGAGCACATGACGCCCGACGATGCCGGCCAGCCCGGCGAGCCGCCCGAGGTTGGCCTTCTTTCGCATGGGTACCAGTTCCTGACCGAACTGCGCTATGACGCGAGCGAAGCGGTCATCGAACTGATCCGCAAGAACGTGCAGCAACTGGGACTGCCCGTGCGTTCGCTCGAGATCGAGTTCGGTCCGAGCCAGTTCGAGTTCACGTTCGCGCCGGCTTCACCCTGCGAAACGGCCGACGCCATGGTGCTGTTCCGCAGCGCGGTCAAGCAGGTATGCAAGCGGCACGGCTATCACGCCACATTCATGTGCCGGCCCAGGATCCGCAACGTGGTGTCCAGTGGCTGGCACCTGCACCAGTCGCTGCAGCGCGTTGGCGATGGAAGCAACGCGATGGTGCCGGAGATTGCCGGCGACGATCTGTCGCCGGTGGGCCGTCACTACCTCGGCGGCCTGCTGGCGCACGCGTGCGGCGCCACCGCATTCTCCACCCCGACGATCAACGGCTACAAGCGCTACCGCGCCTACTCGCTGGCGCCGGACCGCGCCATCTGGGCGCGCGACAACCGGGGCGCGATGCTGCGCGTACTGGGCGGCATGGGCGATGCGGCCACCCGTATCGAAAACCGTGTGGGCGAGCCCGCCGCCAATCCGTACCTGTACCTCGCATCGCAAGCCATTTCGGGGCTCGATGGCATCCAGCGCCGGCTGGATCCGGGACCGTCCGCTGACTCTCCCTACGAGACGCCGGCGCCATGCCTGCCGAAGACGCTGGAGGAAGCGCTGGAATGCCTGCATCAGGATACGGTGCTGCGCGAGGGCATGGGCAATGGATTCGTGGACTACTTCTGTCACATCAAGCAGGCCGAGATCGACCGCTTCAACCTCGAAGTCAGCGACTGGGAACAGCGCGAGTACTTCGATACGTTCTGA
- a CDS encoding FMN-dependent NADH-azoreductase — translation MREDVLNAKYAVLAKREHTPAQAIAWETVQRETARLFGYDVFVISTPMWNWGLPYRLKHYIDVITQPGLTFKWTPERGYEGLVLGRRAVVAYASSFDYGDGSPLARFDHQKGYLEDWLRMIGIDDIRTIAFGPTHPDAPAMPAARAQALKQAEALARTL, via the coding sequence ATGCGTGAGGATGTGCTGAACGCGAAATACGCCGTCCTGGCCAAACGCGAGCACACACCCGCGCAGGCGATAGCCTGGGAAACCGTCCAGCGAGAGACCGCCCGGCTGTTCGGGTATGACGTCTTCGTGATCAGCACGCCCATGTGGAACTGGGGCCTGCCGTATCGGCTCAAGCACTATATCGACGTCATCACGCAGCCGGGCCTCACCTTCAAGTGGACCCCCGAGCGCGGCTACGAAGGGTTGGTGCTGGGCCGCCGTGCAGTCGTGGCCTACGCCAGCTCCTTTGACTATGGCGATGGCTCTCCGCTGGCGCGCTTTGACCATCAGAAGGGCTACCTTGAGGACTGGCTGCGCATGATCGGGATCGACGACATCCGCACCATCGCGTTCGGTCCGACCCATCCTGACGCTCCGGCCATGCCCGCCGCCCGCGCGCAGGCGCTGAAGCAAGCCGAGGCGCTGGCGCGTACGCTCTGA
- a CDS encoding 2-hydroxyacid dehydrogenase: MEIAVFSAKSYDRQHLDAANAAEGHRLRYFEVPLDSDTVGLAAGHGAVCIFVNDRADASVLEALGRGGTRLVALRCTGFNNVDLKAARALGIKVVRVVDYSPNSVAEHAVALLMAVNRKIHRAYNRTRDFNFSLEGLMGFDLCGKTVAVIGTGKIGRVFAKIMVGFGCNVIGYDKYPSPQFEALGGRYADEGEIGESADCISLHCPLTPETHHIINAEALSRAKRGALLINTSRGGLIDTEAVIDALSSGQLGGLAIDVYEQEAELFFRDLSGTIVDDVMMQRLITFPNVIVTGHQAFLTREAVTTISETTLRSVTEFETGKPLTNEVSA, translated from the coding sequence ATGGAAATCGCCGTCTTCAGCGCAAAGTCCTACGATCGCCAGCATCTCGATGCCGCGAATGCGGCGGAAGGCCACCGGCTCAGGTACTTCGAGGTCCCGCTGGACAGTGACACGGTGGGCCTCGCCGCAGGCCACGGCGCGGTGTGCATTTTCGTCAATGACCGGGCCGATGCGAGCGTGCTGGAAGCGCTCGGGCGCGGCGGCACCAGGCTGGTTGCGCTGCGCTGCACCGGGTTCAACAACGTCGACCTGAAAGCCGCACGGGCACTCGGGATCAAGGTCGTGCGCGTGGTCGACTACTCGCCCAATTCCGTCGCCGAGCATGCGGTGGCACTGCTGATGGCGGTCAACCGCAAGATCCACCGGGCCTACAACCGCACGCGGGACTTCAATTTCTCGCTCGAAGGACTGATGGGCTTCGACCTGTGCGGCAAGACCGTGGCCGTGATCGGCACCGGCAAGATCGGGCGCGTGTTCGCCAAGATCATGGTCGGGTTCGGCTGTAACGTGATCGGCTACGACAAGTACCCGTCCCCGCAGTTCGAGGCCCTTGGCGGCCGCTACGCCGACGAGGGAGAAATCGGGGAGAGCGCGGACTGTATCTCGCTGCACTGCCCGCTCACCCCCGAGACCCATCACATCATCAACGCCGAGGCCTTGTCGCGCGCCAAGCGCGGGGCCTTGCTGATCAACACCAGCCGCGGCGGACTGATCGACACGGAAGCGGTCATCGACGCGCTCAGCAGCGGGCAACTCGGCGGGCTGGCGATCGACGTGTACGAGCAGGAGGCGGAACTGTTCTTCCGCGACCTGTCCGGCACCATCGTCGACGACGTGATGATGCAGCGGCTCATCACGTTCCCGAACGTGATCGTGACCGGGCACCAGGCCTTCCTCACGCGCGAAGCCGTAACGACCATCAGCGAGACCACGTTGCGCAGCGTGACCGAATTCGAGACCGGCAAGCCGCTCACCAACGAGGTCAGCGCGTAG
- a CDS encoding GntR family transcriptional regulator: MESHQTRVLVQLRDLILKGEFEPGARLAEIPLAEKLGVSRTPVRLALASLEQEGLIEPSPSSGYMMRRFTPREIQDAIAVRGHLEGMAARLVAEHGLSRQLSLDLQDCLREGDRVLTKAQLDYDDYVAYSNMNDRFHALIVDGSGNSALARAIELNNRLPFAAASAMLPMQSAVAEGAQWLVYAHRQHHSLFDAMQRGEGTRAQALATEHVNVARLNLETALDRPEQASQVMPAMRLFVTAA; this comes from the coding sequence ATGGAATCCCACCAGACACGTGTATTGGTACAACTTCGGGACTTGATCCTGAAAGGCGAGTTCGAGCCCGGGGCCCGGCTCGCGGAAATTCCGCTGGCCGAGAAGCTCGGCGTCTCGCGCACGCCGGTGCGGCTTGCGCTCGCGTCGCTGGAGCAGGAAGGCCTGATCGAGCCATCGCCGAGCAGCGGCTATATGATGCGGCGCTTCACCCCGCGCGAGATCCAGGACGCGATTGCCGTGCGCGGACACCTGGAAGGCATGGCGGCGCGGCTGGTGGCCGAACACGGGTTGTCGCGGCAGCTGTCGCTGGACCTTCAGGATTGCCTGCGTGAAGGCGACCGCGTGCTGACGAAAGCGCAGCTCGATTACGACGACTACGTCGCGTACAGCAACATGAACGACCGCTTTCACGCGCTGATCGTGGACGGCAGCGGCAACAGCGCCCTGGCGCGCGCCATCGAGCTGAACAACCGCCTGCCGTTTGCCGCGGCCAGCGCCATGCTGCCGATGCAGTCGGCGGTGGCCGAGGGTGCGCAGTGGCTGGTGTATGCGCACCGGCAGCACCACAGCCTGTTCGATGCCATGCAGCGCGGCGAAGGGACGCGCGCGCAGGCGCTGGCGACGGAGCACGTCAACGTGGCAAGGCTGAACCTGGAAACCGCGCTGGACCGGCCCGAGCAGGCATCGCAGGTGATGCCCGCGATGCGGCTGTTCGTGACGGCTGCCTGA
- a CDS encoding 2Fe-2S iron-sulfur cluster-binding protein encodes MPTIIYVLKDGNRKTVAAANGKTLMEVAIANNVRGIDAECGGCCSCATCHVYVDEAWLGKLPALDDMENELLDGVAAERTGSSRLSCQIIVNDALDGLVVRIPETQG; translated from the coding sequence ATGCCGACAATTATCTACGTCCTGAAGGACGGTAACCGCAAGACCGTGGCGGCAGCCAACGGCAAGACGCTGATGGAGGTGGCCATTGCCAACAATGTGCGTGGCATCGATGCGGAGTGCGGAGGCTGTTGCTCGTGTGCCACGTGCCACGTCTATGTCGACGAAGCCTGGCTTGGCAAGCTGCCGGCGCTTGATGACATGGAGAACGAGCTGCTCGACGGCGTGGCTGCCGAGCGCACCGGATCGAGCCGGCTGAGCTGCCAGATCATCGTCAACGACGCGCTCGACGGCCTGGTGGTGCGCATCCCTGAAACGCAGGGGTAG
- a CDS encoding LysR family transcriptional regulator: MWQPDPISLRLFIAVCEEGSIARASEREGMAAAAVSKRVADMERGLGTQLLIRSSRGVNPTPAGDILLRHARHLMQGVEQMQSDLSEFSSGVRGLVRVLANISSIVEFVPEEIASFLQTHENIHVVLEERASSEIVRGIAEGSADIGICRDFVAEREVEMLPFRADHFCAVVHRSHPLAARSEVSFADTLGYEHVGFAPNVALHALTRRVAYENRRTIRYRANVTTFDAACRLIHLNLGLAVLPAEAIQKYQPLYDICAIRLLDPWATRQFVICVRHADQLSSAASKFLAHLTRALPPRDSSQ; the protein is encoded by the coding sequence ATGTGGCAACCGGACCCCATCTCCCTTCGGCTCTTCATCGCGGTCTGTGAGGAAGGCAGCATCGCCCGTGCCAGCGAGCGGGAGGGCATGGCCGCGGCAGCCGTGAGCAAGCGGGTGGCCGATATGGAGCGCGGGCTCGGCACGCAGCTACTGATCCGCAGTTCGCGGGGCGTGAATCCCACGCCGGCGGGAGATATCCTCCTTCGCCATGCCAGACACCTGATGCAGGGCGTTGAGCAAATGCAATCCGACCTGAGCGAGTTTTCCTCCGGGGTCCGAGGCCTGGTCCGGGTTCTTGCGAATATTTCGTCCATCGTCGAGTTCGTGCCTGAGGAGATCGCGTCCTTTTTGCAGACCCACGAGAATATTCACGTCGTTCTTGAGGAGCGCGCGAGTTCGGAAATCGTCAGGGGCATTGCCGAGGGTAGCGCCGACATCGGCATCTGTCGTGATTTCGTGGCGGAGCGAGAGGTGGAAATGCTGCCATTCCGCGCGGATCACTTCTGTGCCGTCGTGCATCGCAGCCACCCGCTGGCGGCTCGGAGCGAGGTATCTTTTGCGGACACCCTCGGCTACGAGCATGTCGGCTTCGCACCCAACGTCGCCCTGCATGCGCTGACCCGCAGGGTTGCGTACGAAAACAGGCGGACGATCCGGTATCGGGCCAATGTCACGACGTTCGACGCGGCATGCCGGCTGATACACCTGAACCTTGGCCTTGCGGTGCTGCCGGCGGAAGCCATACAAAAGTACCAGCCGCTCTACGATATCTGCGCGATCAGGTTGCTCGATCCGTGGGCAACACGGCAATTCGTCATCTGCGTTCGCCACGCCGACCAGCTCTCTTCCGCTGCGAGCAAGTTTCTTGCGCATTTGACGCGAGCCCTGCCGCCGAGGGATTCCTCGCAATAG
- a CDS encoding NAD(P)/FAD-dependent oxidoreductase, giving the protein MSDLVIIGASYAGTQLALAARANGFTGTITMVGDEPHPPYQRPPLSKGFLRNEADASSLALQSPERFAEETVLLRTGVTALRVDRDARRVELSDGSRIVYGHLALTTGARCRTLGCEGAGLGNIHYLRGLADACAIRDAAARARRVVVIGGGFIGLEVASALRSLGLDVTVIEMQDRLLKRAVPPLISSFLMQAHRDNGVRFCLSSSVRRMVGTQVVEAVELESGEAIDADMVVAGLGVIPNVELAQACGLLVDNGIVVDRHARTSDPRIVAAGDCASYPNPWLNTSELPDQAGRCVRVESIQSANDLARVAAATVAGCATAYDAVPWFWSDQYHYKLQMAGTSAAHDQAVVRGDITAGKFTALYLRAGTLIGADSINRPVDHMAARRLIAARVRPDPGLLQDDTVALKSLVPA; this is encoded by the coding sequence ATGTCCGACCTTGTCATCATCGGCGCGTCCTACGCGGGCACGCAGCTCGCCCTGGCGGCACGCGCCAACGGCTTCACCGGAACGATCACCATGGTTGGCGACGAGCCGCATCCGCCTTACCAGCGTCCACCGCTGTCCAAAGGCTTCCTGCGCAACGAGGCCGACGCGTCCAGCCTCGCGCTGCAGTCGCCCGAGCGCTTCGCCGAGGAAACCGTCTTGCTGCGCACGGGCGTCACTGCGCTTCGCGTCGACCGTGATGCGCGCAGGGTAGAGCTGTCGGACGGCAGCCGCATCGTCTATGGCCATCTCGCGCTGACTACGGGCGCCCGCTGCCGAACGCTGGGCTGCGAGGGCGCGGGCCTTGGCAACATCCACTATCTGCGCGGGCTTGCCGATGCCTGCGCGATCCGCGATGCCGCGGCCCGGGCGCGTCGCGTCGTGGTCATCGGTGGCGGCTTCATCGGGCTTGAGGTCGCCTCGGCGTTGCGCTCGCTGGGACTCGATGTGACAGTGATCGAAATGCAGGACCGCCTGCTCAAGCGGGCCGTGCCACCGCTGATTTCCTCATTCCTGATGCAGGCGCACAGGGACAATGGCGTGCGCTTTTGCCTGTCCTCATCCGTGCGCCGGATGGTCGGTACACAGGTGGTCGAGGCGGTCGAACTGGAGTCGGGTGAGGCCATCGATGCCGATATGGTGGTGGCGGGCCTGGGCGTGATCCCGAATGTCGAGCTGGCGCAGGCATGCGGGCTGCTGGTCGATAACGGCATCGTGGTCGACCGCCACGCGCGCACCAGCGATCCGCGCATCGTGGCAGCCGGCGATTGCGCTTCGTATCCGAATCCCTGGCTGAACACGTCGGAACTGCCTGATCAAGCCGGCCGATGCGTGCGCGTCGAGTCGATCCAGAGTGCCAATGACCTGGCCCGGGTCGCAGCGGCGACCGTGGCAGGGTGCGCCACGGCCTACGACGCCGTGCCATGGTTCTGGTCGGATCAATACCACTACAAGCTGCAAATGGCGGGGACGTCGGCCGCCCATGACCAGGCCGTGGTGCGCGGAGACATAACGGCCGGGAAGTTCACGGCGCTCTATCTGCGCGCCGGCACGCTCATTGGTGCGGATTCGATCAACCGGCCGGTCGACCATATGGCGGCGCGCCGCCTGATTGCGGCGCGCGTACGGCCGGACCCGGGCTTGCTGCAGGACGACACGGTCGCGTTGAAGTCGCTGGTGCCCGCCTGA
- a CDS encoding AraC family transcriptional regulator, with protein MEVIEYGELQDVARPIGSKRVSLRAALRETGGRIEARHKPSKPLADGYRGSDHLSLIERGGEAYGHTPFIRSFRCVAIHFDDALLAEACGTANGAELFHSRLMFENKPIWAITDRLALECVTPRIGQRLYCESLIGLLAVELARLGTPAPRQPCKGGLAPFRLRRILDYIEAHLGDNIAITELAALAEVSLPHFMRAFRTSTGEAPLRFIMQRRVTRATRLLVETSTPLSKIAHECGFADQAHMTTCFRRIAGNTPARIRRERT; from the coding sequence GTGGAAGTCATCGAGTACGGCGAATTGCAGGATGTCGCCCGCCCGATCGGTTCCAAAAGAGTCAGCCTGCGAGCTGCCCTGCGCGAGACGGGAGGCCGCATCGAGGCACGCCACAAGCCATCGAAACCGCTTGCCGATGGCTATCGCGGCAGCGATCACCTCAGCCTGATCGAACGTGGCGGCGAAGCGTACGGCCATACGCCATTCATTCGCAGCTTTCGCTGCGTGGCGATCCATTTCGACGACGCCCTGCTGGCCGAGGCCTGCGGCACCGCCAATGGCGCGGAGCTTTTCCACTCCCGCCTCATGTTCGAGAACAAGCCCATCTGGGCCATCACCGACCGGCTCGCGCTGGAATGCGTCACGCCCCGCATCGGCCAGCGGCTCTACTGCGAGAGCCTGATCGGCCTGCTCGCCGTGGAGCTTGCCAGGCTCGGGACGCCGGCACCGCGCCAGCCCTGCAAGGGCGGGCTCGCGCCTTTCCGGCTGCGCCGTATCCTCGACTACATCGAAGCCCATCTTGGCGACAATATCGCCATTACCGAGCTGGCCGCGTTGGCCGAGGTCAGCCTTCCGCATTTCATGCGCGCCTTCCGCACCTCCACCGGCGAGGCGCCGCTGCGCTTCATCATGCAGCGGCGCGTGACACGCGCCACGCGACTGCTGGTGGAAACGAGCACGCCGTTGAGCAAGATCGCACATGAGTGCGGCTTTGCCGACCAGGCGCATATGACCACCTGCTTTCGCCGCATCGCCGGCAACACGCCGGCACGCATCCGCCGGGAGCGCACCTGA